The DNA region ACAACCCCGGTTCGAATCCGGGTAGGACCTCTTTTTTGCTTCACAGCCTGCTGTTTGTTCATTGAGCATCAGGCGCCCGGTATCTCGCTATGCGTTGATTGTGTGTTACATAGTATGGAGGTTTAATACGACTCTATATCATTAAAAATTAAGCCTCTGTCTTCCAGATATTCAACGTAGTCTCTCCATAGGGGGTCTCCTTTCCTGAAGACTTCACTATTACCGACTAGCACTAGGCCATTCTTTGCTCTAGTCAATGCGACATTTAGCCGCTTCCTGTCACTGGCAAAACCAATACGGTTCTCCTTGTTGTTTCTCACACACGAGAAAATGACAAACTCTTTCTCATGTCCCTGGAAGGAGTCGATCGTGGCAATGTACACGCCGTTGATGATATTGATGGTGTTCTTCTTGCCATTGCTGTGAGCGATGCCAGCGTCCAGGAGATCAGCTTCGTCCAATTCCTGCTCCATTGCAAAACCTTGCGGGTTGACCACAGTGTCTGCTACCAGCATTTCAGAGATCAGATCGCGTTGGGCGGAGTACGGCGTTATGATGCCGATTTGGTCCGTCCTCACATTTTTTTCCAGGATTAGCTTGTAGAtgatctttttgatctCCTCACATTCGTAACGGTTGTTGTAGGTGAAACCCCTCATTCCGCGCTGACGGTTGAAAACTTTactttcaaagcctttgTCGCAGTGGTAGAAATACAGCGGGTATTCTATGCCTTCCCAGCTTTTCTGCTCCTCCGTGACACCGTTCTTCAGCTGTCCCTGGTAAAATTTCGCAATTGGAAATTCGCTGATCTTTGGATGCATTCTGTATTGAGTGTCCAGCATGTGCGGCTTCTTGTAGCAACCGTTCAATAGAACTCTTTCGAAGAGAGACATCTCTAACTGCGGCACGTTGCTGAAACTGGACAGTTGCTTCTCATCCCCGACAAAGACAAACGTTCGGATTCCGGGCAGCGAGAGGGGCACTAAAGTGGATGCTTCTGAAGATTGCGTCGACTCATCCATGATGACAACTGGTAATTCCTGAATGGCCTTCAACTGACGGCCGCCAGCTGCAATGTTCGTCGTAAACAGGATCTGAGCCTGTAGAACATGTCTGTCCGAGATATTGTTCTGCTGGCTCAACAGCTTATTGTATTGGTTCTTCGAGACATCTTTGGCTCTTCCCCCTCGTAATTTGGCGATGTTATCTTTCATATCCTGCGGTAACTGCTCATAAACCATATTATGCAGGCAGATCTTACCCAAGGGATGTTCAGAATTGTACTGTGGTTCTTTTCCCTCGGAAACAATTCGCAAAATTTTTATATCTGGTCTGTTCACCATGAACTTTTCTGCAATATTGTCAATGGCGATGTTAGATGCAGCGACGCACAGAATAGGGAAGGAATGAAAATTCTTAATCATCTGCAAAATTATCTCCTCGATAGTCGATGTCTTACCTGTTCCCGGGGGACCTTGCAGGATTGTAACACTGTTGTTCAACACATGCTGAATAGCAGATCTCTGTGATTCATTGAACGATTCCTTGCTGAACTCAAGTCTATTTTGAAAATTTATCTGTTTTATGGGTTTTTGACCTAGAATCAGGTCTATGAACTTGGGATTCTTGACACGCGTCattgcaaagaagatcctGCTCACTTGTGCAGAACATGGTAAGATCTTGAACGCGTCATTTGCACTTCTAACAGGAAGTTTGGATCGGTTCCACGGGTAAAGTTCCAGGAGAACGGTCAATAGATCACGTTTCAGAGCTGTTTCCTTCACATATGCGTACCAAACCCGAGATTCATCTTTAGTGACCAATATGAGGGGTTGCCTGTTGACGAAAGGCAATCTGCCCAGTCTTGCCAGATTGGGAGGTAATAGTTTCTCTAGTTCAGTATTgtttttcattttcatcgaaaCGACAAAACTGCTTTCATCCTGATTCTTGGGCCagatgatttgaaaatCTAATAGGAAGTCATTCTCAAGTCTCTGCTCGAGAAAGAGTGCGTATGAGTATTCGTTGAAATATGTTTGTAAATCAGGATAAGTCATCTGAGGCACATATTTAGTCAGCCTTTTGATTGGTTCTCCCTCCTCAATCTCCTCCGTATCATCCTTCTGAGAGTCATCACCAATCGAGCCTTTTTCCTTGTCTGCTGCAGGTAGTTTCTTGGTCTTATCCAGAATTTTTTCACTAGAACTTTTAGTCGACTTGGCTCGGTCATTGACAATACCCTCTTTTCGCCGGTTTTTATCATTTCTGGCGTTTCTGTCGACCGGATCTTTGACGCTGCTGGTTGACTTGCTAttgtttttgttctttTTGTCTCTCTGACCTTTTGACTGCTCTTCTAGGCTCTCATGGCTCTTACTAGCAGTGCCGTTGTTCTTAGCCTTCGTATCTCTGCGCTTCTTAGCTTCAGGAGTTTTGACTGCCGGGCTGTCACTCTTGTTTTCGAACCTGTTGTTGGAAATCGATGCAGTAGTGTGTTTAAATGATCGAGCATCGGTTTTACAATTTTTCGAGCCGCTTCTTGTATTTGTCGCCCTAGATTTCGATGAAGGTTTGGGAGAGCTTGACTTTTCATTGCCTAAAGTCTTGCTAGTACCGTTTCCCTTGCCGTTTGATGGGCTTTTCAGAGTTTGGGGCTTGCTGGAATTGCTGGAAGTGCTTGCTTTTAATCCTTTAAAAGATTTCAGGCTGGTCGTGCTATCACTCTCGATAATATTGTTCTGTTTTTTGGTCTCATAAGCCATCTTGGCGATCTGTTCATGCACAGTGAGAGGTTTCTTTTCGCGcggcttccttctcttATCAATCGTTCTGCCTCTACCAACCTTCCTTCCGCCTTTTCTTCTAACAGTCTTAGAGTTGGATGACTCCCTGATACCCAAAAACAGATATAAAAATCGGCCACTGTTTTCCGAGATGAACCTGTTAGCTTGCGCAGGTGGCACCTTGCTCAAACAAGAATCACATAGCACTTTCTTTTCGTCGTTCACATTAAGATGGCGGTCTTTACCACACTGTTCACAGGAACAGTCTCGTACCTTCAAGTAATTATCCCAAAACCTGAGCAGAGATCCATTAGCTAAAGAATGGCAAGTATTCGGTTTATCTGAGCCCGAGTACTCCTTTGAAAAACACGAGTTACATAGAAGTGACATGTCGTCGCCTCCAAACCGTATGATTTGTAACGTGTGAACGTTCGGGTCCTGGCACTCTTCACATTTAACATCTTCCTCACGGAACACATCTATAATGGCCTTGTGACGGCTGGATGACAGATGCCGTATCATCATCTCTGCGTCGAGCGTCTCCATACATGTCACGCACTGAAACATAGACATCCCAACCCTCTAATGATATCTTCAGGCCTCTCGTACTGGCATCGCAGTGAAGGCGATGGCCCAATCTTATACAGGATGGGCTAAAAAGTTTCAGTCACGTGACACTTGATCTGCACTGCTCCAAACCGTCTGGTCGCTGGAAGATCACTTGGAGCTCATCTCTGGGATTCTGCGGCGCTGCTAGGGACTCCTGCAGCTTCCCTTGGTGAATTAGGTTTGCGACACTCTTTTGTTTTGCCTGCGGTCAAACGCCCGGCAACTGCGCTACCAAGCGGCAGCTGGGCTGCGAGAAGCCCTCTATCATCAGCAGCGGCTCCCGGCAACGGCTATAGGCCAACAGGGCCCAGCAAAGCAGGTGCTGGACGGAATAAACAAAACACGTCAATCCTCGGAGTTGTTCTGCCAGGGCAGCGAGCAAAGTGGCATCGGTGAGTCCACATCACGTAGTCGTCACAGCATGGTATGGAAGCAATCAGATCGGTCTAACCATGCTGTTTTACCTAAACACATCTTCCAGGAAGTAACAGTGAGCGGACtttgttgatcttgtcaCACGAAGCCTGGTACACTGTAAGCTATCTGAAAATGAGCCAACAGCAGCCTAGAAGCAGCACTTTTAAGCAGATAGCTGCCCATCCAGCACGTTATTGCCACTTCTAGATACGTTCAGATGACCTCGTTGCTAGCCAAGGTTAGggagctgttgaagacgGACAAAAGCTTCACTTTACTGGAAGGGAATGACACCAGGACGGATAACATTGCCAAGGCGCAAATAATACGTTTCGgagatgaaaaattatcgTTGGATGAACCTACGGACTTCGAACTTGAGGGGAAGCAAGTACCACTTAGGGTAATCATACATTGCTGGCTGCACAGGGACTCGTCGGCAGCCGATTACCTGGCGGATTGCCAGGACAAGCAGACAACAAATGTTTCCTTCTTACAGAGGAATGATCTGATCAATTGGCTATCTGGAAGGCTAGAATCGTCGCAATACATAAATTTGGGCTCCTCCGGCAGCTCTCAGGGTCCAGATGAAGCAGACCGAGAACGCGAACAACTGACGAATGGTACCAAGCAAGGCACGGAAGTGACCGATTCGTCAGTACAGAACGGTAAGAAGGACGATCTGGCCCTTGCGGCGGCGCTGTCCCAGGAAAGACCGCTTTTGGACCACAACTCGTCCTTGCGCGGCAACAGACTGGTCAATGTTGGATATCTGATCAAGGACGCAGAGTTGAAGCTCGTACAGTCGCTCAAGGCTTCCATCCGCTCGAAAAAGTCGCAAAATGGAACCTCGCATGGCCGCGTGGTCAAGACCGCCGCCGCCAGCAGGTCAGGCCCGCGCAAAGAACCGATCATCCTCATACCCTCTGCCGCGTCTTCCATCTTCACCATGGCCAACATTCAGCAGTTTTTGCGCGACTCTCACTACATCAACCCAAGGGATCTGCCCGCCTCTCACTCAGATTTCCTCACCGTGGAAAAGAAGCTCGATCGTCTGTCGAGACCCGTCAAGTTCATCGTCGTCAACAACACCAGGATGTTCACGAAGCCAGAATACTGGGACAGGGTTGTCGCAGTGATCACCATGGGACACACCTGGCAATTCAACAACTACCAATGGAACACGCCACAGGAGCTATTTCAGCATTGCAAAGGCTACTATTTCCATTTTGCCGGCGACTCCGTCCCGCAGCACGTCCAGCAATGGAACGTCCAGCAGGTCGAGCTCGACAAGAGCAAGAGGTTCAAGGACGTCGAGGTGGCccgcttcttctggaacAGTCTAGAGAAGGAACTCACGGCAAGAGGATTCCACTGATCCATCTAGATAGGTAGAATAACAGTCAAATGTAACATTATCGATGCGATTTGGAGCTGTTGATAGAGGTCACGTGACGCAGAGCGTTTGTTCCAAGGCTTCGAGGTCCTCTGCGTCTATTCATTTGTGTACTGAACTCGAAACAATAGACGAATAACGAGAAATGGCGTCTTGCGGGGTCTAAAGTAGTTTCGGAAGGTTGAGGAACTAGTTGGAATATTTTAGTGGCAGTTTGAATCTTAAGTCGCTTCGAAACTCCTAAAGCTAACGTTGTTCTTACGGATCGGGTGTGAACATGTTCAAAAAATACAAAAACCAAGATCTTGATGTGAACTTTTGGTGGAAAAGAAATCCCAAGACTCCACACGATCATGTTAAATTCATCACTGAGCAACTGGGGAAAATCGAGTCGTCTTCTACGCATGATGGGAAACGGAAAGCTCAGGAAGAATGCTCGAAGTATTTGATGGCCACTAAGCATTACATATTGGGGGACACTGAACCGCATCCGACTCCGGAAGCTATTGATGAACTTTACATGGCGATGTATCATGCTGATTTTTTCTATGAATTGCTGGTgcatttttcagatctAGAATTCGAGGCGAGGAAGGAGGTGATGCTAATCTTTGCCATGTGTCTGCGGCATTCTAAGGACAATAAGCTGGTCACCGTTGACTATTTAGTATCTCAACCCAAGACTATACATTTCATGCTGGCAACAATGCAGTTGGCACTGCAGAACAGGGGCGCACATGATCTTTTCCTAGCGGTTGGCAACATGATAATCGAATGCATCAAATATGAGCAACTTTGCAGGATAATATTGAAAGATCCTCAACTTTGGaagttctttgattttGTCAAAGTGGGGAATTTTGAAATTAGCACCGAGTCACTGCAGATTCTTGGGGCAGCATTCACTACGCATCCGAAACTGGTATCGAGCGAGTTTCTGAATGAGGAGAGCAACATGATTAAATTCATGCAGCATATCAATAAATTGATGGCTCACGGTAGCTACGTGACAAAACGTCAGAGCACTAAGCTCCTGGCATCTCTCATCGTGGTGAGATCCAATAACCAGTTCATGACCCTGTATATCAATTCCCCCGAGAACCTGAAGTTAATAATGACGTTGATGACCGATAAGTCCAAAAATTTGCAACATGAAGCGTTTAATGTCTTCAAGGTGATGGTGGCGAATCCAAGAAAATCAAAGCCAGTATCAGATATTTTAATCAAGAACAGGGATAAGTTGCTGAAATATTTCGAGCGCTTTGCTGTCGACTGTCAAGATCCGACATTCTTGGATGAAAGGGATTTTATcgttcaagaaattgagtCATTGCCTCGcattgtttcttcaaacGTTGAAACTATCGTGCTTGGTTCAAGCAATTCACCCAAAGGTGAGTAGGTCGAATGGGGACTGTAGTTTATGGATTTATGAAACGCATACTGCCTTAACGCGGTATATGTAAACGGGTATATGAGGTGCTTCCAGGGAATTGAATTTTTTGGTCTTGTGTTTACTTATTGTAACTAAACGTAAATCTATTGAGATCGGCCGCAAAAAAACCAGCAAATCTAGTTCTCGAGGGGCCAATAAATATTCCTATGATAAGCCACACCACTTATTTGCTCATCAGTGACCAAATCCCCTTTCTCAATCAAATCTTGCAGAACTTCCGTTAGAATACCTATAGTCCAAGAATTTGACCCGCCTTCATTCAACAGCTGAGTCAACTGTAATAAATCACGGCCGTTCTTGCATTCCGTCAGCGATAGTATTTTATCCCTCAAGAATGCAAGTGAGTGGTCCGACGCGAGACATAGCACTCTTCCATTTATTCGGGTCAATTTCAGATCTCGGAGGTTTAGTTCGTTTAATCTTTCGCAAGCCTCCCTCATCTCTGCAGGCGAAATCAAGCCGGTACCGATCCGCATGGACTTATTGTACATAGCATACAGATCCACCAACGTTATCATTCCATATCCTATGCGCTCTCCGTTGTCCTTGAATTCGGAAATGGCAAAACCGTATATATCTCTTGCGATTTCGTCTAGGAAAGATGACCTGTTGTAAAACTTTTCCCTGTCAATAATTAAAAGTGGTCTTTGCATATCTTTGCCTTCACCTATAAGCTTAGCTTTATGACCCGCATATAGAGCTTCAATGTCATTAACCAAAGACATTAGCTTATTTAGATCGGTAAGGGCGCTATTGAACAGAAtgtcattcttcaacaactGATTTTCTCTGCTGCTCTCTAGACTTGCTATACCCACCTTGCTCAACTTTGTCTCTAAAATCGGCAATTCTTTGCTGTAATCATAATTAACTGGAACGCCGTCGACGGAAACCAGATTTTTGTTGAACAACGTACCCATTTGGGCCTTTTTGAGGTCTTCCAAAGACTTGGCTGTTGCTTGAGTAAATAGCATTCCATCCGATTTCCGGAAGCTCACCTGAACAAACCTAGCAGTTCTATCTGGATCGACTTTCGCGGGCGTTTGCTCCAGCTCCAGTTGGACTCTTGCATCCTTGAAGGGTCTACGAAACTGCGGTCTTCGCTTCTGTGCCATCCCAGTCGGCAGTCGGGTTCCACAGACCTCGCAATTGGTGATCTGCGGATGATTAATAAACGTGCAAGCGGGACACGAATTTTCGTCTGCACTTTGGCCTTCATTGgcatcttttgaaatattGATCGAGCTCTTGATTAGTTCATAATCTGCTGGGACACCACAATTTATACAGATCGGAAGCGGGTCGGTATATTCTGTCAAACTTCCCTCCATTTCGTTCGTCACCATACAGATAGGACATGACCAAGAACTTGTTACGGTTTCCACTTCACGATTGGAAGAAGCATTTCTATCGCTGCTGCCTTTGAGGAACAGAATCAGCCTTGCAGATCGTCTCAGAAATTTAGAAGAGTATTCTATCGATTCTATATCGTCCAATTCCAGACAAACAGAGTTTCTAGTTGGGTTCGAATGATCGACATATATGATTCTTTGAGAAGTCAAAAAGACTCTACCTTTCTGACAGTTCAAAATCTTGCGTTTATCGTTGTACAAGCCGACCACTTGTTCGATGAGTATATCCTTTTCACCTTCACGAAGAATGGGTTGGCCAGACGCCGCCACTTCAACGAAGTGCCAGCAGTCCATTATTTCCACCAGCCAGCCAGACAAAATGTAGATCAGGTAACGCTGTTCATTTCACAGACAGGCTTCAGTTGACAGGCCTTGGAGAATCTCATATCATCTAGTTGGGAAAAAAATAAATGAGCGGTACGAGAATCGAACCCGTGTCCCCACCTTGGAAGGGTGGGATGATAACCACTACACTAACCGCCCATTAGTTGTTATGCTACAGTAAAGCATTATCACATACTATTGGCACATACTAACGCTAATGGGTCTTTCACATCACTGTCAGTCTACGATGAGGTGTAGTCTGAAACATGAAGACACAGCTTAGAAAGAGTTAGTTAACACCAAGAAGTGCGGAGATCACGACGTCAAGTCATCATGGAAGACCCATTCGAGAGGTATAAATAGGAGCCAATGGATTCTAGTTAGAGAGTACTGTTCACTGAATAGAACGAGGCTTAAATAAAAGAAGCAATCATATCAATCCGCGAATAATGCCGAAACGTATTTATTACAGGTTTGTAAAAATACATTTTCTGCTAAGTGACTACATTAAGGCAACAGACTACATTCGTGTGCAAGAAAACATAGTCTCCGATCTTGTACTGAACTTCCTTCCTCCCCTTAGTGTGAGAGGCCTCTGTCTGTGTTGAGCTGCGGACAGAGCATGCTTGGCGATTACAGTTATCGTCTTCCTGGTGTCGTGCAAACTTGACAGCTGTGAAAGACCGTGCTGACAACTAGTTTGCGGTGTTGACAATGGGTTCATTGGGTATGTAACCACAGTCAGTTTCAAACGATGTGCGTTGGGATGACGTTGTTGGGGCTGAGTTGTACAAGTATTCGATCTGGGGTAACCAAGTGTTCCATTCCCCTTGTGAGTGGTCTACGTTGGTGTAAGTTCTGAGCAGCCTGTTCAGAACTTGAATGGTTTCTCTAGGTTTGGCAGTCAGTCTGGGgatgatttgaagaagacattgTGAGCTTTATGCCCAGTCGGGAGGCCATTTCTTGGAATAGTTTA from Torulaspora globosa chromosome 3, complete sequence includes:
- the HYM1 gene encoding Hym1p (ancestral locus Anc_4.289) gives rise to the protein MFKKYKNQDLDVNFWWKRNPKTPHDHVKFITEQLGKIESSSTHDGKRKAQEECSKYLMATKHYILGDTEPHPTPEAIDELYMAMYHADFFYELLVHFSDLEFEARKEVMLIFAMCLRHSKDNKLVTVDYLVSQPKTIHFMLATMQLALQNRGAHDLFLAVGNMIIECIKYEQLCRIILKDPQLWKFFDFVKVGNFEISTESLQILGAAFTTHPKLVSSEFLNEESNMIKFMQHINKLMAHGSYVTKRQSTKLLASLIVVRSNNQFMTLYINSPENLKLIMTLMTDKSKNLQHEAFNVFKVMVANPRKSKPVSDILIKNRDKLLKYFERFAVDCQDPTFLDERDFIVQEIESLPRIVSSNVETIVLGSSNSPKGE
- the ECM32 gene encoding RNA helicase (ancestral locus Anc_8.242), which codes for MSMFQCVTCMETLDAEMMIRHLSSSRHKAIIDVFREEDVKCEECQDPNVHTLQIIRFGGDDMSLLCNSCFSKEYSGSDKPNTCHSLANGSLLRFWDNYLKVRDCSCEQCGKDRHLNVNDEKKVLCDSCLSKVPPAQANRFISENSGRFLYLFLGIRESSNSKTVRRKGGRKVGRGRTIDKRRKPREKKPLTVHEQIAKMAYETKKQNNIIESDSTTSLKSFKGLKASTSSNSSKPQTLKSPSNGKGNGTSKTLGNEKSSSPKPSSKSRATNTRSGSKNCKTDARSFKHTTASISNNRFENKSDSPAVKTPEAKKRRDTKAKNNGTASKSHESLEEQSKGQRDKKNKNNSKSTSSVKDPVDRNARNDKNRRKEGIVNDRAKSTKSSSEKILDKTKKLPAADKEKGSIGDDSQKDDTEEIEEGEPIKRLTKYVPQMTYPDLQTYFNEYSYALFLEQRLENDFLLDFQIIWPKNQDESSFVVSMKMKNNTELEKLLPPNLARLGRLPFVNRQPLILVTKDESRVWYAYVKETALKRDLLTVLLELYPWNRSKLPVRSANDAFKILPCSAQVSRIFFAMTRVKNPKFIDLILGQKPIKQINFQNRLEFSKESFNESQRSAIQHVLNNSVTILQGPPGTGKTSTIEEIILQMIKNFHSFPILCVAASNIAIDNIAEKFMVNRPDIKILRIVSEGKEPQYNSEHPLGKICLHNMVYEQLPQDMKDNIAKLRGGRAKDVSKNQYNKLLSQQNNISDRHVLQAQILFTTNIAAGGRQLKAIQELPVVIMDESTQSSEASTLVPLSLPGIRTFVFVGDEKQLSSFSNVPQLEMSLFERVLLNGCYKKPHMLDTQYRMHPKISEFPIAKFYQGQLKNGVTEEQKSWEGIEYPLYFYHCDKGFESKVFNRQRGMRGFTYNNRYECEEIKKIIYKLILEKNVRTDQIGIITPYSAQRDLISEMLVADTVVNPQGFAMEQELDEADLLDAGIAHSNGKKNTINIINGVYIATIDSFQGHEKEFVIFSCVRNNKENRIGFASDRKRLNVALTRAKNGLVLVGNSEVFRKGDPLWRDYVEYLEDRGLIFNDIESY
- the CDC73 gene encoding Cdc73p (ancestral locus Anc_4.290), which gives rise to MTSLLAKVRELLKTDKSFTLLEGNDTRTDNIAKAQIIRFGDEKLSLDEPTDFELEGKQVPLRVIIHCWLHRDSSAADYLADCQDKQTTNVSFLQRNDLINWLSGRLESSQYINLGSSGSSQGPDEADREREQLTNGTKQGTEVTDSSVQNGKKDDLALAAALSQERPLLDHNSSLRGNRLVNVGYLIKDAELKLVQSLKASIRSKKSQNGTSHGRVVKTAAASRSGPRKEPIILIPSAASSIFTMANIQQFLRDSHYINPRDLPASHSDFLTVEKKLDRLSRPVKFIVVNNTRMFTKPEYWDRVVAVITMGHTWQFNNYQWNTPQELFQHCKGYYFHFAGDSVPQHVQQWNVQQVELDKSKRFKDVEVARFFWNSLEKELTARGFH
- the VPS36 gene encoding ESCRT-II subunit protein VPS36 (ancestral locus Anc_4.288); protein product: MDCWHFVEVAASGQPILREGEKDILIEQVVGLYNDKRKILNCQKGRVFLTSQRIIYVDHSNPTRNSVCLELDDIESIEYSSKFLRRSARLILFLKGSSDRNASSNREVETVTSSWSCPICMVTNEMEGSLTEYTDPLPICINCGVPADYELIKSSINISKDANEGQSADENSCPACTFINHPQITNCEVCGTRLPTGMAQKRRPQFRRPFKDARVQLELEQTPAKVDPDRTARFVQVSFRKSDGMLFTQATAKSLEDLKKAQMGTLFNKNLVSVDGVPVNYDYSKELPILETKLSKVGIASLESSRENQLLKNDILFNSALTDLNKLMSLVNDIEALYAGHKAKLIGEGKDMQRPLLIIDREKFYNRSSFLDEIARDIYGFAISEFKDNGERIGYGMITLVDLYAMYNKSMRIGTGLISPAEMREACERLNELNLRDLKLTRINGRVLCLASDHSLAFLRDKILSLTECKNGRDLLQLTQLLNEGGSNSWTIGILTEVLQDLIEKGDLVTDEQISGVAYHRNIYWPLEN